The genomic DNA ACTCCTGCAATACCTTCTTTTAAATAAATATTTAAATCATTGCATTTATGTTTTTCTGTAAGCAGTAATATTTTAGAGCTTGAGCAAATTTCTTTTAACTGTTCATCTTCAAAAAGAATTTGTGCCAGACCTATATATATAATAATTAAATCTAGATTACTATTCTCGATATGATACATCAGTTCCTCATAACTACTTGCAAGGTCAATTACACTAACCTTTCTGCGATTATTGAGTAGCTGATTTAATCCCTGAATCATTAGCTTTTTCTCACTTGCCAGGACAGTACGTATTTTCATAACTTACACTATGTTTAAATGCTAGTAGCTAGTAATTGTAGTTCTCTTAATTTTTAAATACTTTGTTTTAGTCGTATATTATGTATAGTAAGTTATAAGTAGTTAACAAGCTGTAATAATTGCCTCAATATTGGCAATATGGTTTTTTTGTAGAGTCGGTATGTGATAAATTGAAAAAAATTCAATTTAACAAAGGTGTTAAATATACTTTGATTTATTTTAATCAGCAATTTTTCTTGCTGGCTTAATTTAGGTAATTATTATTTTTTTATGTATTAGAAATATCTTCTATTTCAATTATCTTATATATAAATATTTACATCAATTACATTTTTACAATAACTCATTAATTATTTAATACATTATATCTGAATAGTTACATTATTTTTAAATCTATAATCCATTCATCATTTATTATTCTATAATTATTCATATAATCCATTTATACCCTAAATAACTATTGTATAATTAATTATACTATTAAATTACAATTGTAATATTATACACATATCTAACTATCATTCATATATCTGAATATAATTTATAAATACACTCACAATACATATATCCATCTATAAATAATATATCGTCATATATCCTATATTTATATCTATAATATTATTATAATCTATTTTTTTATAATTCTATAAAATTATAATATATATATAAATCATAGTATGATACTATTGATTTACTATTGATTTACTATTGATTTACTATTGATTTACTATTGATTTACTATTGATTTATCGTTTATATTTTTATGTTTTATAAAATATATATCTTATATTTGTGTATAGATAATAGATGAATAAGAAGTAAATTGACATTTTATATATGAAAGTATTATCAATAGCAACAAGGAAAGGTGGAGTGGGGAAATCAACCATGACGATCTACTGTGCATCCATGCTATTTCACATCAGCTTCAAAAAAGGACTTAAAATAGCCCTTGTAGATTTTGATGACCAGAAATCAATTGCTAACCAGCGCGAAAAGGAGTTGAAAAAGAAATCTGTAATCGAATCTCTGGCTGAGATTTATCCGAACGATTACAAAGAAAGGCTTTCTTCACTCTACCCAATCTACTCTTTCACTTATCCAGAGTATTTGAAGAAGCGTAAAGAGCTTGAGAAGAACTTTAGCTACGTTTTCTTGGATTTCCCTGGTAGGGTAGAGAAAGAGCAGTTAGATGTGCTTAAAACCATCGATAAAGTAGCTACCCCCATTGTTGCAGATGAGTTAGATATCGAATCTGGCATGTCTTACATGAAGATGTGCAACGATTTAAAGATTGAAACTGGTTGGTTTTTGAACAAAGAAAGGAATACCAACTTTACGAGAATGATTAAGGCTAGAGCGCACGATAGCTACTTTTTGAAGGTGAATAAAAATATTCAAAAAATTCAAAATAGCAGCGGAGAGCTCCTCAGCATTGCTGAAAGGCCAGAAACCTACAGAAGTCACAGATCGACCATAGTTCCTTTTGATGACAAGGAAAAAAATATTTCATCACTGCTTAAATTTTTAATCAATTAAATCTTGATTGCTATGGCTAAAAAGAAGGCAAACACTTTTGATGATGATTTTGAAATCATTGTAAACGATCCACTTGCTGATAATCAGAATACTGAACCGGAAAACAAAAAAGTCGTGGAAACAAATACTGAAACAAAACCAAACCCAAGAGAAAGTGCTCCAACTACTGCAAAAACAGTAAAAAGTACTAAAAGAAAGTCTAATCATGATTTTGATAGTTTGCGAAAAACTGTTCTAGAAATGCGTGAAGGGGGAATTTTTGCCGAAAAAAACTCAACAGTACAGATTCCTGTTAAATTTTTGGCACTTATCAAAGACATTGCCGCTGCTACATCAAGAACAAGCACAGAAGTAACAACTGCGATGATAAAAATCATGGCTAACGAAATGAAAGACGATATTTTGAAGATGATTGAGGAAAAAGAAAAGAAGACAAAAAATATTTTGGATTGATAAATTTTTATGTGAGTTAAACTCTACAAGATTTTGTATCTTTAGATATCCACATAAATTTTCAATTCAATATAAAGTGATTTTAGCAATTTGTGCTGCTTAGTAGATGTATTTCACTATTTTGGTTTTAAAGTCACTTAATTTCTCTTATTCTTGCTTTAAATTTAATTTTGAGATACATCTTTAATCTTACATCTCAGTTTTTATTTACTATTAGCAAAACTTTTCTAAAAAATGTTTTGCTTTAATAAATTATTTAAATTCTATAATTTATATTAATTATAAGGGTGTAACAACGTGCACTAAGAGCTGATTATCAAGTATTTGTGCTTTTTTGTCTGACAAAATACCATCCCAAAACCGACGAAAGGGTATCCCAAAACCGACATAAGATCATCCCACTACCGACATAAGGTGCCCCCAAAACCGACATAAGTACTTCCCATGCCGACATAACATCCTCCCAAAACCGACATAAGTACTTCCCTTACCGACATAACACCCTCTAAAAGTCGACATAAGTCGCATTAATAACCGACAAAATACGATCCCAAGACCGACAAAAGGTAATCCCATACCGACAAAACCTACTCCCAAAACCGACATAAGTCGCTCATAACAATCTGTAGTCAGGGCTGAAATTTAAAAATATAAGCGACAAAATACGATCCCAAGAGCGACAAAAGGTACTCCCAAAACCGACAAAACACCCTCCTTACACCGACATAATATCATCCCTAATACGACAAAAGGTAATCCCTTACCGACATAACCCACTCCCAAGACCGACAAAAGGTAATCCCAGTACCTACATAACTACCTCCCATAGCGACAAAATATGCTCCCTTCAGCGACATAATCATCATTTAAAGGAATATAGAGCTGATTTATACCGACATAAGTACCAGCTACATAAGAAATGATATCACTTTAAAGCGATATATGGGTTATTTGAAAATGTAAATGTTTAACGTTTTGTTTTTTAACTAAAAATGTCTCATATTTAAGACATGATTTATATCTGAAAATTTAGTGGCAAAAGATTGATTAAAAAGAGCACAATCTTATTGTGTAACTAAACAAACAATAAGGGCATTGATTAACCAAAAAATTAAAATTTAGGATGAAAGTTGACGCTCAAATCATTGATGCTTTTGGGAAATTACAAATCTCTTTACCAGACATTCTGAGATCGTATGGTATTACCAAAAAATTTATTTATACCAATATCGAGATGAGCAGAAGCACATTTGACAGAAAAATAAAAGAAAAAACATTTACGGTAACTGAGATGAAAAGGATTGCAGAGCTGATAAATTGATTTTCTGCAAACATTTTAAAGCATTTTTTGATCTATTAAAAGGGAAATTTTATCACTATGCACTATCCAAATAAATTACTAGATATTGAAACTGGCAGGCAATTTAAACAGCTTACCATCTTTGAAGACCCCAATCTTCATCAAATTTTAAATACAGCAATTGACAAAATTTTGACTTTAAGGAAGAGTGAGAATGATAAGTATGCGATAGAATTTCCGAAAGAATTAGCTGATAGAATACCAAAAAAGGTAAGAGAAAATACTTCAAGAGAGCTTACTGGTAGTGAAGTGAGAACACTCACAGCAATAGTTTCTTTGGCTCAAAAGAAGCAAAATGAACTAAAGCTTTACAACGAAATTGATAGAGCATACCTCTCTTTTACCCTTTCTGAATTCTTTAACGAGTGCGGAATTAAGAAAAACAAGTCGGGAAAATTCAACCCGAAAGATAAGAAAAACTTTATAGATTCTCTACTTGGGTTGCATTACCGAGAGTTTTTAATACCAGTACCAAAGATGGATA from Chondrinema litorale includes the following:
- a CDS encoding ParA family protein, yielding MKVLSIATRKGGVGKSTMTIYCASMLFHISFKKGLKIALVDFDDQKSIANQREKELKKKSVIESLAEIYPNDYKERLSSLYPIYSFTYPEYLKKRKELEKNFSYVFLDFPGRVEKEQLDVLKTIDKVATPIVADELDIESGMSYMKMCNDLKIETGWFLNKERNTNFTRMIKARAHDSYFLKVNKNIQKIQNSSGELLSIAERPETYRSHRSTIVPFDDKEKNISSLLKFLIN